A stretch of the Chlorobiota bacterium genome encodes the following:
- the asnS gene encoding asparagine--tRNA ligase, translated as MSIKLSDLTEVSELKDHIGEEVSLGGWCYNSRISKNVKFVVLRDGTGYVQCVFTNSALNNAFDRVDEISQETSLYIKGKVVQHPKQENVFEIEGIDFEIINKAIDYPITPKEHGIEFLFDRRHLHLRSAKPHAVLRIRHRIVKAIRDFFDSRGFTLLDSPILTANAGEGTGNLFSTPYFDFENAYLAQTGQLYGEAGAMSLRKIYTFGPTFRAEKSKTRRHLTEFWMIEPEVAFLDLEGNMRLAEDYISYIIASVLTDCQEELKRLERDTTKLESVVTPFPRISYTESVELLKIKIPNWNLNRKSDQEEMEMVKWGDDFGAPHETLVAEDFDRPVIIHHYPTEIKAFYMKRDDNNPLVVKAMDVIAPEGYGEIIGGSQREENIEFLQQRIKDEGLPMDAFEWYLDLRRFGSVPHSGFGMGLERVVAWVCGLDHIREAIPFPRTMNRLTP; from the coding sequence ATGTCAATTAAACTTAGCGATTTAACAGAAGTATCTGAATTAAAAGATCATATTGGAGAAGAAGTTTCTTTAGGAGGTTGGTGTTATAACTCAAGAATTTCCAAAAATGTAAAGTTCGTTGTACTTCGAGATGGAACTGGATATGTGCAATGTGTTTTCACAAATTCAGCATTAAATAATGCTTTTGATAGAGTTGATGAAATTTCTCAGGAGACAAGTTTGTATATTAAAGGCAAGGTTGTTCAGCATCCAAAGCAAGAGAATGTATTTGAGATTGAAGGTATAGATTTTGAAATAATAAATAAAGCAATTGATTACCCAATTACTCCAAAGGAGCATGGAATTGAATTTCTTTTTGATAGAAGACATTTACATTTACGTTCAGCAAAGCCACATGCAGTACTCAGAATTAGGCATAGAATTGTAAAAGCAATTCGAGATTTTTTTGACTCAAGAGGATTCACACTTCTAGATTCACCTATTCTTACAGCAAATGCTGGTGAGGGTACAGGAAATTTATTTTCCACTCCATATTTTGATTTTGAAAATGCTTACCTTGCTCAAACTGGACAGCTTTATGGTGAAGCTGGTGCAATGTCATTAAGGAAAATATATACTTTTGGTCCTACATTCAGAGCAGAAAAATCAAAAACTCGCAGACATTTAACAGAGTTTTGGATGATTGAACCTGAGGTTGCATTCCTTGACTTAGAAGGGAATATGCGCTTAGCGGAAGATTATATTTCATATATTATTGCATCAGTTTTAACTGATTGTCAAGAAGAATTAAAAAGACTTGAGCGTGATACCACAAAATTAGAATCAGTTGTTACACCATTCCCAAGAATTTCATATACTGAATCTGTAGAGCTTCTAAAAATTAAAATTCCAAATTGGAACTTAAATAGAAAGTCAGATCAAGAAGAAATGGAAATGGTGAAATGGGGTGATGATTTTGGAGCACCGCATGAAACCTTAGTTGCAGAAGATTTTGACAGACCAGTAATAATTCATCATTATCCAACTGAGATAAAAGCATTCTATATGAAAAGAGATGATAATAACCCATTAGTTGTTAAAGCTATGGATGTTATAGCTCCAGAAGGTTATGGAGAAATTATTGGTGGTTCTCAACGCGAGGAAAATATTGAGTTTCTTCAACAAAGAATTAAAGATGAAGGTCTTCCTATGGATGCATTTGAATGGTATTTAGATTTGCGTAGATTTGGTTCGGTCCCTCATTCAGGATTCGGAATGGGTTTAGAAAGAGTTGTTGCTTGGGTGTGTGGTCTTGACCATATAAGAGAAGCAATACCATTTCCAAGAACAATGAATAGGCTTACTCCTTAA
- a CDS encoding metal-dependent hydrolase, with translation MPGYKNHISFAVVFALILIVGSTTTAYANSMSLPLKLSTAIGVVWLAVLFSLFPDIDIKSKGQLLFYRLFFVLDLILIILEMNKEAALLGFLTLLPIVSRHRSWTHSVFAMILIPLPILLLPMYYAKNYHNLEGLPFYLGSVAGYFSHLVADGMIIKKSN, from the coding sequence TTGCCTGGATATAAAAACCATATTTCTTTTGCAGTTGTGTTTGCTCTTATTCTTATTGTAGGCTCTACAACTACTGCATATGCTAATTCAATGAGCTTGCCATTAAAATTAAGTACAGCTATTGGTGTTGTGTGGTTGGCTGTTTTATTTTCATTGTTCCCAGATATTGACATTAAAAGTAAAGGACAATTGCTTTTTTATAGACTCTTTTTTGTATTAGATTTAATTCTTATTATTCTAGAAATGAATAAAGAAGCTGCACTACTCGGATTTTTAACTTTGCTTCCAATTGTTAGCCGTCATAGAAGTTGGACTCATTCAGTTTTTGCAATGATTTTAATTCCATTACCAATTCTTCTTTTACCAATGTACTATGCAAAAAATTACCATAATCTTGAAGGGCTACCCTTTTACTTAGGTTCAGTTGCTGGTTACTTTAGCCATTTGGTTGCTGATGGAATGATTATTAAAAAATCTAATTGA